The nucleotide window CGGTCTCCTTGATGGCCGGGTCGAGGTTCTGGCCCATCGCATAGACCTCCACGATCTCGCCCAGGAAGAAGCGGGCGGTGTCGAAGTCGTGGATGGTCATGTCGCGGAAGATGCCGCCCGAGACCTTGACATACTCCACCGGCGGGGCCGCCGGGTCGCGGCTGATGATGGTCAGCTGCTCCAGATCCCCGATCCTGCCCGCCTCCACGGCGGCGCGCACCGCCGCGAAGCTGGGGTCGAAGCGGCGGTTGAAGCCGAACATGACCGGGACCTCCACGGCGTCGAGCTCGGCGCGCGCCTCCTCGACATCCTTGATATCCAGGGCGATGGGCTTCTCGCACAGGACCGCCTTGCCCGCCTTGGCGGCGGCCAGGAGGTGGGGGATGTGCAGGGGCGTGGGTGAGCCCACGATGACGGCGTCGATCGCGGGATCGGAGAAGGCCTCCTCGACATCCTTGCTGGAGCGGGCCCCGTAGAGGTCCGCGAGGTCCTTGGCGGCGCTTCCGGCGGGGTCGCAGACCAGGGCGAGCTCGGCCCGGGGGTGGGCGGCGATGGTCCTGGCGTGCACCTGACCGATACGGCCGGCGCCGATGACGGCGATTGCGAGCATCGTTGCTCCTCAGTGTTCCGTGGGTGGTTCTGTGGCTGTCGGTAGTTGGCTGGTTGGTCGCGGGGCGGGAGATCATCGGTGGGCTGTCGCCGTGCCGCGCGCCGCGGGCGCGAGAGGTTCTCGGCGCGGTCGGCCCGCCGTCCCCGACGGCGCGGGAGTCATGCCCGGTGCTGATACGCGGCCGCCGGTGCGTCGCCGTCGACTCCCGGGGCCGAGCCGCGCCACTGCGGCCCCGGGGATGGCCTCAGGGCTGGGGCATGATGACGTCGCGCACCAGGGCGTCCAGGTCGGCGTCGGCCTCGAGGAAGCCGCGCAGGGTGCGGCGGGTGGCGCCGTAGGAGTCGAACTCCTCGGGGGTCATGCCGTCGGGCTCGTAGGCGCGCACGAACTCCGGGATGGACAGCAGCGTCTCCATGATCTCGGGGGCCACGGGCACATCGATGCGGTTGGTGACCCTGTAGTCGGAGTCGTTGATGAGCCTCTGCCAGGCGAAGGGCGGGGAGACCACCAGGTCCCCGCCGACCAGCTCGGACCAGTGCATGACATTGCGGAAGGCCGCCGAGAGCACGCGCGCCCGCAGGCCGCGGGACTGGAACTCCTGGTAGGCGCGCTTGAGGGCGGCCACCCCGGCCCATTCCAGGTGGCCGGGGTCCAGGAAGAGGCCGTCCCGCTTGGCCACGATCTTGATCCAGTCATCCAGGCGCCCGCCCATGAGGGTGACCACCGGGCCCATGGTCGAGGTGTCCAGGCCCTCGGCCTCGCGGCGCTTGAGACCGCGCTCGATGGCCTCGCCGGTGGTCACGGCCTGGGGCACGGAGAAGGAGACGGTGACATTGACCGACACGCCCCGGTAGGTGGCCTCCTCGATGGCCTTGACCCCCACGGAGGTGGCGGGGATCTTGACGATGATGTTCCTGGCCAGGCCCGAGAACTCCTCGGCCTGGTCGGCCAGGGCCTGGGCGCTGCGGGCCAGGCGCGGGTCGGTCTGCATCGACAGGCGGCCGTTGCGGCCCTTGTGCTCCTCGAAGATCGGCTCCAGGAGCGCGGCGGCCTCGATGCTCAGCTCGCGCACCACCTGCCAGCCGATCTCGGACTCGGTGGCCTCGGGCATCTCCTCGGCCAGCTCGGCGATGCGGGGCAGCCACACATCCTTGCGCTGGTTGATGCAGGTGTAGGCGATGGTGGGGTTGCAGGTGGCGCCGACGCCGCCGAAGGAGATCGACTGGCGCAGCTCCTCGGGGTCGGCGGAGTCGTTCCAAAGGGCGGTGGGCGTGCTGCGGGCGGCGTCGAGAAGGGGGCCGGGGGTGTATTCGATGCTCATCTGTCCTGCTCTGTCCTGCTTCGTGTCTGCGGTGCCTGTGGGGGTTCCTGCCGCGGGTGGGCTTCCTTGCATCCGCGGCCCGGTGGCTCCATTGAAGACGCCGCAGGGGGGTCCTGTCAATGATTTGTTCGGACAAACCGTGCTTGTGTCGGTGGGGCCGCGCTCTGGCGCCTGCGGGCGGCCCCGTGGGTCGTGCGCAGGGCCGGGGGCGTTGGGCCAGGGCGGTGGTGGGCTGGGGCTGGTGGCAGGCCGGGTGCGATGGGGCGACACTTCGCGACAGGAGCGTCGCTTGGCGGAATGGACGTACCCTGTAGGTGTCGTCCATTCCGCCAAGTGACGCCCTTTCCGCGAAGTGACGCCGAGCGTGAGCCCCACAGTCCACCGCCCAGCCATCAGGCCCTCCCGGGGGCGCCTAACTGGAGAACAGGGAGGTCTCGAAGGAGTAGCGCGAGGCCCGGTAGATGTGCTGGCCGTACTCGATGACCTGCCCCGCCTGGTCGTAGGTGATGCGGATGGCGGTGAGCAGGGCGGCGCGGCGGCGCTCATGGAGCAGCTCGGCCTCCTTCGGGGTGGCATTGCGCGCGCCGATGATCTGCTTGGCCGTGGTGGGGATGATGTCGTGGGCGCGCAGCGCGTCGTACAGGCCGCTCGCGGCCAGCTCGGCCTCGGTGGGCGCCACCGCGGCGGGCATGAGGTTGCGCAGCACGGCAATGGGCTCGCCGTCGGCCAGGCGGATGCGCTCGAAGGTGACCACGGGCGTGCCCGGCTCGGTCTCCAGGTGCTGGGCCTCCTCGGCACTGGCGGGGTGCCGGTGGTAGTCGAGGAGGGTGGTGGAGGTCGAGTGGCCGGCGGCCACCAGGTCGGAGAGCAGGCTGGTCAGCTCCATGGGGCGGTGCACATGCGGCGGGGAGACGATGGTGCCCGCGCCGCGCCTGCGCTTGAGCAGGCCGCGGTCCACCAGGTGCTGAAGGGCCTGGCGCGCGGTGGGGCGGGAGACCTTGAGGCGCTTGGCCATCGAGAGCTCGTCCTCCAGGCGCGTTCCAGGGGTCAGGGTGCCATTCAGGATGAGCGCGGCCAGCGGCTCGGAGATCTGGGTGTGCAGGGGCACGCGGCTGGAGCGGTCGATGGTGATGTCGAGGGCGAAGGGCGAGGGGTCGGCGGTGGACATGTGATGGCACCTGAGGGTGGTCGTGGTCTGTGCTGGTGATCGGTGATGTGATACAGCGGTGGGAGCGATGCACCGCAAAGGGGCCGGCACTGGCCGCCGTGCTTGCGTGGCCGTGGTCGCATGGACCGGCCGGTGCTGCCACCTTAAGGGTGAGGGGATAATGGGTGGGGA belongs to Actinomyces capricornis and includes:
- a CDS encoding GntR family transcriptional regulator — protein: MSTADPSPFALDITIDRSSRVPLHTQISEPLAALILNGTLTPGTRLEDELSMAKRLKVSRPTARQALQHLVDRGLLKRRRGAGTIVSPPHVHRPMELTSLLSDLVAAGHSTSTTLLDYHRHPASAEEAQHLETEPGTPVVTFERIRLADGEPIAVLRNLMPAAVAPTEAELAASGLYDALRAHDIIPTTAKQIIGARNATPKEAELLHERRRAALLTAIRITYDQAGQVIEYGQHIYRASRYSFETSLFSS
- the iolG gene encoding inositol 2-dehydrogenase gives rise to the protein MLAIAVIGAGRIGQVHARTIAAHPRAELALVCDPAGSAAKDLADLYGARSSKDVEEAFSDPAIDAVIVGSPTPLHIPHLLAAAKAGKAVLCEKPIALDIKDVEEARAELDAVEVPVMFGFNRRFDPSFAAVRAAVEAGRIGDLEQLTIISRDPAAPPVEYVKVSGGIFRDMTIHDFDTARFFLGEIVEVYAMGQNLDPAIKETGDFDAAVVTLRAASGAVATIINNRHCASGYDQRLEASGAEGALLAENIRPTTVRLSTAEVTDAQEPYLDFFLERYAEAYRLELSAFIEAVEEGSTPPTSIADAIEALRLAEAATESARSGQPVRLG
- a CDS encoding transaldolase family protein, whose product is MSIEYTPGPLLDAARSTPTALWNDSADPEELRQSISFGGVGATCNPTIAYTCINQRKDVWLPRIAELAEEMPEATESEIGWQVVRELSIEAAALLEPIFEEHKGRNGRLSMQTDPRLARSAQALADQAEEFSGLARNIIVKIPATSVGVKAIEEATYRGVSVNVTVSFSVPQAVTTGEAIERGLKRREAEGLDTSTMGPVVTLMGGRLDDWIKIVAKRDGLFLDPGHLEWAGVAALKRAYQEFQSRGLRARVLSAAFRNVMHWSELVGGDLVVSPPFAWQRLINDSDYRVTNRIDVPVAPEIMETLLSIPEFVRAYEPDGMTPEEFDSYGATRRTLRGFLEADADLDALVRDVIMPQP